The Conger conger chromosome 15, fConCon1.1, whole genome shotgun sequence genome contains a region encoding:
- the slc12a4 gene encoding solute carrier family 12 member 4, producing MPHFTVVPVEDNSQSNYDSLEGINWVDYRDTGQGYTDTVSSDGQGSHKEDSPFLNSTDASKKNDFYDRNLALFEEELDIRPKVSSLLSRLVNYTNVTQGAKEHEEAESALASRKKLPKSPSMGTLMGVYLPCLQNIFGVILFLRLTWIVGMAGIVQSLLIVLMCCSCTMLTAISMSAIATNGVVPAGGAYFMISRSLGPEFGGAVGLCFYLGTTFAGAMYILGAIEILLKYIVPQAAIFHSTDPNGSDGAMLNNMRVYGTIFLSLMALVVFVGVKYVNKFASLFLACVIISIVSIYAGAVKSIFHPPEFPICMLGNRTLVRDRFDVCEKTVVEGNTTVPSKLWENFCNARNMSGQECDKFFMQNNVTEIQGIPGLASGIIRENMWSAYLEKGQILEKETLPSADVHGAQENLYLYVSADIATSFMVLVGIFFPSASGIMAGSNRSGDLKDAQKSIPVGTILAITTTSLVYFSSVVLFGACIEGVVLRDKFGDAVSKNLVVGTLSWPSPWVIVIGSFFSTVGAGLQSLTGAPRLLQAIAKDNIIPFLRVFGHGKANGEPTWALLLTALIAELGILIASLDMVAPILSMFFLMCYLFVNLACAVQTLLRTPNWRPRFKYYHWALSFLGMSMCLALMFISSWYYAIVAMGIAGMIYKYIEYQGAEKEWGDGIRGLSLSAARYALLRLEAGPPHTKNWRPQLLVLLKLDEDLHVKYPRLLTFASQLKAGKGLTIVGSVIQGNYLESFGETQASEQTIKNMMEIEKVKGFCQVVVATKLREGIAHLIQSCGLGGMKHNTVVMGWPYGWRQSEDPRAWKTFINTVRCTTAAHLALMVPKNVSFYPSNHERFTDGNIDVWWIVHDGGMLMLLPFLLKQHKVWRKCKMRIFTVAQMDDNSIQMKKDLATFLYQLRIEAEVEVVEMHDSDISAYTYERTLMMEQRSQMLRQMRLSSAERDREAQLVKDRHSLIRMGSLYSDEEEEVTESVPENNQMTWTKDKYDAEKRNRANAPENFRELISIKPDQSNVRRMHTAVKLNEVIVNRSHDARLVLLNMPGPPRNSEGDENYMEFLEVLTEGLERVLLVRGGGREVITIYS from the exons GTCAGGGAAGTCATAAAGAAGACAGCCCCTTTCTTAACAGCACAGACGCATCTAAGAAAAATGACTTCTATGACAGAAACTTGGCTTTATTTGAG GAAGAGCTGGACATTCGACCCAAGGTGTCCTCTCTTCTCAGCCGGCTGGTCAACTACACCAACGTCACACAGGGGGCCAAAGAGCACGAGGAGGCGGAGAGTGCATTGGCCTCCAGAAAGAAGCTACCAAAG tctcCCAGTATGGGCACCCTGATGGGTGTCTACCTGCCCTGTCTGCAGAACATCTTTGGCGTCATCCTGTTCCTACGTCTCACCTGGATTGTGGGCATGGCTGGCATCGTTCAGTCCCTCCTGATTGTCCTGATGTGCTGCTCGTGT ACGATGCTCACAGCCATATCCATGAGTGCCATTGCAACGAATGGTGTTGTCCCTG CTGGTGGAGCATATTTCATGATCTCGCGTTCCCTGGGCCCAGAGTTTGGGGGAGCGGTGGGGCTCTGCTTTTACCTGGGTACGACCTTTGCTGGAGCCATGTACATTCTTGGTGCCATTGAAATATTACTG AAATATATCGTACCACAGGCGGCCATATTCCACTCCACAGATCCCAATGGGAGTGACGGAGCCATGCTGAATAACATGAGGGTCTACGGGACCATCTTCCTCAGTCTGATGGCATTGGTGGTCTTCGTTGGGGTCAAATATGTCAACAAGTTTGCCTCCCTCTTCCTGGCCTGTGTCATTATATCCATTGTGTCCATATATGCGGGAGCTGTGAAGTCCATCTTCCATCCCCCTGAATTCCC GATTTGCATGTTGGGAAACAGGACCTTAGTCAGAGACCGGTTTGACGTCTGTGAAAAAACAGTGGTGGAAGGAAACACAACCGTCCCTAGCAAGTTGTGGGAGAACTTCTGCAATGCCAGAAACATGAGCGGCCAGGAGTGTGACAAGTTCTTCATGCAGAACAATGTCACAGAGATCCAGGGCATACCTGGGCTGGCCAGCGGAATAATCAGAG AGAACATGTGGAGTGCCTATCTGGAGAAAGGCCAGATCTTGGAGAAGGAGACCTTGCCATCTGCAGATGTTCATGGTGCCCAGGAGAATTTGTACCTTTATGTGTCCGCTGATATCGCCACCTCTTTCATGGTTCTCGTCGGGATCTTTTTCCCCTCTGCCTCAG gtATCATGGCTGGCTCTAACAGATCAGGAGACCTCAAAGATGCACAGAAGTCCATCCCCGTGGGAACCATTTTGGCTATAACCACCACATCCTTAGTCT ATTTCAGCTCAGTGGTGCTGTTTGGGGCATGCATTGAAGGGGTGGTGCTGAGAGACAA GTTTGGTGATGCCGTGAGTAAGAACCTGGTGGTGGGCACGCTGTCCTGGCCCTCCCCCTGGGTCATTGTGATTGGTTCTTTCTTCTCCACCGTGGGGGCGGGGCTTCAGTCCCTGACGGGGGCACCGCGCCTCCTGCAGGCTATCGCCAAGGACAACATCATTCCTTTCCTCAGG GTGTTTGGGCATGGCAAGGCCAACGGAGAGCCGACCTGGGCCCTGCTGCTGACGGCCCTGATCGCAGAGCTGGGCATCCTGATCGCATCTCTGGACATGGTGGCCCCCATCCTCTCCAT GTTTTTTCTGATGTGCTATCTGTTTGTAAACCTGGCATGTGCAGTGCAGACTCTTCTCCGCACCCCCAACTGGAGGCCACGGTTTAAATACTATCACTG GGCCCTATCCTTCCTGGGTATGAGTATGTGCCTGGCGTTGATGTTCATCTCCTCCTGGTACTATGCTATTGTGGCCATGGGCATTGCAGGCATGATCTACAAGTACATCGAGTACCAGGG AGCGGAGAAGGAGTGGGGAGACGGGATCCGAGGTCTGTCTCTGAGTGCGGCCCGCTATGCGCTCCTTCGGCTGGAGGCCGGACCACCCCACACCAAAAACTGGAG ACCACAACTGCTGGTGCTGCTGAAGCTGGATGAGGACCTCCACGTGAAATACCCCCGGCTGCTCACCTTTGCCTCCCAGCTGAAAGCCGGCAAGGGTTTGACCATCGTGGGCTCCGTCATCCAGGGCAACTACCTGGAAAGCTTCGGAGAGACCCAGGCATCAGAGCAG ACCATAAAGAACATGATGGAAATAGAAAAGGTGAAAGGCTTCTGCCAGGTGGTGGTCGCCACCAAGCTGCGGGAGGGAATTGCCCACCTCATCCAGTCCTGTGGCCTAGGAGGCATGAAGCACAACACAGTGGTGATGGGCTGGCCGTACGGCTGGAGACAGAGTGAGGATCCCCGGGCCTGGAAGACCTTCATCA ACACGGTCCGCTGCACCACCGCCGCCCATCTCGCCCTGATGGTGCCCAAGAACGTGTCCTTCTACCCCAGCAACCATGAGCGCTTCACCGACGGAAACATCGACGTGTGGTGGATCGTCCACGATGGCGGGATGCTCATGCTGCTACCCTTCCTCCTCAAACAACACAAG GTCTGGAGGAAGTGCAAGATGCGCATCTTCACCGTGGCCCAAATGGACGACAACAGCATTCAGATGAAGAAGGACTTGGCCACGTTTCTGTATCAGCTTCGAATAGAGGCTGAGGTAGAGGTGGTGGAGATG CATGACAGCGACATCTCGGCGTACACGTACGAGCGCACCCTGATGATGGAGCAGAGATCCCAGATGCTGCGCCAGATGAGACTGTCGAgtgctgagagagacagggag GCCCAGCTGGTGAAGGACAGGCACTCTCTCATCCGAATGGGAAGCTTGTATTCTGACGAAGAGGAGGAAGTGACAGAGTCAGTGCCCGAAAACAACCAAATGACCTGGACCAAGGACAAGTACGACGCAGAGAAGAGGAACAGAGCCAACGCCCCAGAAAACTTCAGAGAACTCATCAGCATCAAGCC AGACCAGTCCAACGTACGGCGGATGCACACAGCGGTCAAGCTGAACGAGGTGATCGTCAACAGGTCCCACGATGCTCGGCTCGTGCTGCTCAACATGCCCGGACCCCCCAGGAACTCAGAGGGAGACGAGAACT ACATGGAGTTCCTGGAGGTTCTCACAGAGGGCCTGGAGAGAGTACTGCTGGTTAGAGGAGGAGGGCGGGAGGTCATCACCATCTACTCCTGA